Proteins encoded in a region of the Corvus hawaiiensis isolate bCorHaw1 chromosome 18, bCorHaw1.pri.cur, whole genome shotgun sequence genome:
- the ARL6IP4 gene encoding ADP-ribosylation factor-like protein 6-interacting protein 4, translated as MAHSRSRKRSRSRSKSDSRSRQERKEKKRRKSSKDSQQGSSSPPRKRISGSHGHKSSSAAAREEKKKEGKDKKKRKASTSSSGTSSSSSSSSSSSSSSSSSDDSSDSDSKTKKSQDSKKKRVKQKDKRKRKKKKKKIKKKSKKKGKERAKEEKGKGEEVPGPSLEQWQKESVVDSGPVLTDEQKSRIQAMKPMTKEEWDARQSVIRRVVDPETGRTRLIKGDGEVLEEIVSKERHKEINKQATRGDGLAFQVRTGMLQ; from the exons AGGAGCAAAAGCGACTCTcggagcaggcaggagaggaaggagaagaaaaggaggaagagcagcaagGACTcgcagcagggcagcagctctccGCCGAGGAAGAGGATCTCTGGCTCTCACGGACACAAGTCGAGCtcggcagcagccagggaag aaaagaagaaggaaggaaaggacaaaaagaagaggaaggcCAGTACCTCTTCCTCTGGGACATCTTCATCCTCCagctcttcctcatcttcctcttcctccagctcctcttctGATGACTCCAGTGACAGTGACTCCAAAACAAAGAAGAGTcaagacagcaaaaaaaagcgagtgaaacagaaagacaagaggaagagaaagaagaagaagaaaaaaataaagaagaaatcaaaaaagaagggaaaggagagggctAAGGaggagaagggcaagggagaaGAGGTGCCCGGCCCCTCGCTGGAGCAGTGGCAGAAGGAATCAGTGGTGGACTCTGGGCCAG TTCTGACAGATGAACAGAAATCCCGGATCCAGGCTATGAAGCCAATGACAAAGGAGGAGTGGGACGCGAGGCAGAGCGTCATACGGAGAGTCGTGGATCCCGAAACGGGGAGAACCAG ACTCATTAAGGGGGACGGGGAAGTCCTGGAAGAAATTGTCAGCAAGGAGAGACACAAGGAGATTAACAAG CAAGCCACGCGTGGGGACGGGCTGGCCTTCCAGGTGAGGACGGGGATGCTGCAGTGA